A stretch of Vibrio maritimus DNA encodes these proteins:
- a CDS encoding P-II family nitrogen regulator: MKLINAIIKPFKLDDVREALADVGIEGMTVSEVKGFGRQKGHTELYRGAEYQVDFLPKVKLEIATHADNVDRVIEAITNAAQTGKIGDGKIFVYDLAQAVRIRTGEMDAEAL, translated from the coding sequence ATGAAACTTATTAACGCAATCATTAAACCATTCAAACTCGATGATGTAAGAGAAGCACTTGCAGATGTTGGTATTGAAGGTATGACAGTTTCTGAGGTCAAAGGATTTGGCCGTCAGAAAGGACACACAGAATTATATCGTGGTGCTGAGTACCAAGTGGACTTTCTACCAAAAGTTAAACTTGAAATCGCGACGCACGCAGACAACGTAGACCGAGTTATTGAAGCGATCACTAACGCTGCTCAAACCGGCAAGATTGGCGACGGAAAAATATTTGTGTACGACCTAGCCCAAGCAGTACGTATTCGTACGGGCGAAATGGACGCTGAAGCACTTTAA
- a CDS encoding ammonium transporter: MELATTVSELRYALDTFYFLISGALVMWMAAGFAMLEAGLVRSKNTTEILTKNFCLYAIACTCYLIVGYNIMYVDNGEGGWLPSFGALIGTQGEGADHSLESDFFFQVVFVATAMSVVSGAVAERMKLWSFLIFSVVLTAFIYPMEGYWTWGGGFLSEAGFSDFAGSGIVHMAGAAAALAGVLLLGARKGKYGKNGEIHPIPGSNMPLATLGTFILWLGWFGFNGGSQLMVSDFENATAVGQIFLNTNAAAAAGAIAAMLVCKTTWGKADLTMILNGALAGLVAITADPLSPSPVYSVAIGAVGGALVVFSIIGLDKLKIDDPVGAISVHGVCGFFGLMVVPLSNGDATFGAQLLGAAVIFGWVFAASLAVWAVLKATIGIRVSEEEELEGMDMHDCGVGAYPEFVSMK, translated from the coding sequence ATGGAATTAGCAACAACTGTCAGCGAACTGCGTTATGCGCTGGACACTTTTTACTTTCTTATTTCAGGCGCACTCGTAATGTGGATGGCGGCAGGCTTCGCAATGCTAGAAGCTGGCCTAGTTCGCTCGAAAAACACCACGGAAATCTTAACTAAGAACTTCTGTCTTTACGCGATTGCGTGTACTTGTTACCTCATCGTCGGCTACAACATCATGTATGTTGATAACGGCGAAGGCGGTTGGCTACCATCATTTGGTGCGCTAATTGGCACTCAAGGTGAAGGCGCAGACCACTCCCTAGAGTCGGACTTCTTCTTCCAAGTAGTATTCGTTGCAACAGCAATGTCAGTAGTCTCTGGTGCGGTTGCTGAGCGTATGAAGCTTTGGTCTTTCCTAATCTTCTCAGTAGTGCTAACAGCATTCATCTACCCAATGGAAGGTTACTGGACATGGGGCGGCGGTTTCCTATCTGAAGCAGGTTTCAGTGACTTCGCAGGTTCAGGTATCGTTCACATGGCAGGTGCGGCAGCAGCACTAGCAGGTGTTCTACTACTAGGCGCTCGTAAAGGTAAATACGGTAAGAACGGTGAAATTCACCCAATCCCAGGTTCGAACATGCCGCTAGCTACGCTAGGTACGTTCATCCTATGGCTAGGTTGGTTCGGTTTCAACGGCGGTTCTCAGCTAATGGTTTCTGACTTCGAGAACGCAACAGCGGTTGGTCAAATCTTCCTTAACACCAACGCAGCAGCAGCAGCAGGTGCAATCGCAGCAATGCTAGTGTGTAAGACAACGTGGGGCAAAGCTGACCTAACTATGATTCTTAACGGTGCACTAGCAGGTCTGGTAGCAATCACAGCAGACCCACTGTCTCCATCTCCAGTTTACTCTGTAGCAATTGGTGCAGTAGGTGGCGCGCTAGTGGTATTCAGCATCATCGGTCTAGACAAGCTTAAGATTGACGATCCAGTAGGTGCTATCTCAGTTCACGGTGTGTGTGGTTTCTTCGGTCTAATGGTTGTTCCACTGAGCAACGGTGACGCAACGTTCGGTGCACAGCTTCTAGGTGCGGCAGTTATCTTCGGTTGGGTATTCGCAGCAAGCCTAGCGGTATGGGCGGTACTGAAAGCAACAATTGGTATCCGTGTATCGGAAGAAGAAGAGCTAGAGGGTATGGACATGCACGATTGTGGTGTTGGTGCTTACCCAGAGTTCGTCAGCATGAAGTAA
- a CDS encoding Fe(3+) ABC transporter substrate-binding protein — translation MKKLLTLSAIAASFAAPAMAAEEVNVYSYRQPFLVEPMFNEFTKETGIKVNVKFAKKGLAEKLQQEGEYSPADVVLTTDISRLAELTDKDVVQAVDSDVINANVPAQYRDKENEWFALTLRTRNVYSSRDRVGKLGAEFNYADLANPEYKGKICTRSGKHPYNVSLVSSMIAHHGEAETKEWLEGVKANLARKPQGNDRAQVKAIKEGLCDVSLGNSYYLGKMVNDKEQKAWADAVYINFPNQETTGTHVNVSGMAMAKHSPNKENALKLMEFLTGEKAQQMYAEVNYEYPVKEGVKRSELVESWGDFKADTISLDDIAGYHSTAIKLLDEVKFDL, via the coding sequence ATGAAAAAACTGCTAACTCTTTCTGCAATCGCAGCAAGCTTTGCCGCTCCAGCGATGGCTGCGGAAGAAGTCAACGTTTACTCTTACCGTCAACCTTTCCTTGTTGAGCCAATGTTCAACGAGTTCACGAAAGAGACGGGTATCAAGGTAAATGTGAAGTTTGCTAAGAAAGGTTTGGCAGAGAAGCTTCAGCAAGAAGGCGAGTACAGCCCAGCTGACGTAGTGCTAACAACGGACATCAGCCGCCTTGCAGAGCTGACTGACAAGGACGTAGTTCAAGCGGTAGACAGCGACGTGATTAACGCGAATGTTCCTGCTCAATACCGTGATAAAGAGAATGAGTGGTTTGCACTGACGCTACGTACTCGTAACGTTTACTCATCTCGTGACCGTGTAGGTAAGCTAGGTGCAGAGTTCAACTATGCAGACCTTGCTAACCCAGAGTACAAAGGCAAAATCTGTACTCGTAGCGGCAAGCACCCATACAACGTATCTTTGGTTTCATCTATGATTGCTCACCACGGTGAAGCAGAAACCAAAGAGTGGCTAGAAGGCGTTAAAGCCAACCTAGCTCGTAAGCCTCAAGGCAACGACCGCGCACAAGTTAAAGCGATCAAAGAAGGTCTTTGTGACGTTTCTCTAGGTAACAGCTACTACCTAGGCAAAATGGTGAATGACAAAGAGCAAAAAGCGTGGGCTGATGCGGTTTACATCAACTTCCCGAATCAAGAAACCACTGGCACACACGTAAACGTGAGTGGCATGGCAATGGCGAAACACTCGCCTAACAAAGAAAATGCACTGAAGCTAATGGAGTTCCTAACAGGCGAAAAAGCTCAGCAAATGTACGCAGAAGTGAACTATGAGTACCCAGTAAAAGAAGGCGTTAAGCGTTCTGAACTTGTGGAATCTTGGGGTGACTTCAAAGCAGATACTATCTCGCTAGACGACATTGCTGGTTACCACAGCACTGCGATCAAATTGTTAGATGAAGTTAAGTTCGACCTATAA
- a CDS encoding ABC transporter permease: MKEKNVVWKTSSGVLTLLLVLPILAIFYTALGESSDLFAHLMSTVMPTYVLNTIKLVVGVLLLSLVFGVPSAWLMAMCKLPSERVLQWALVLPLAMPSYIIGYIFTDWFDFAGPVQVWLRDVFAWQVGDYWFPDIRTVGGATVVLSLVLYPYVYLLCRAAFMEQNVSLLQSARLLKCSPLESFWRISLPLARPSIAVGLSLVAMETIGDFGAVSYFAVSTLTTAVYDTWLGYSNLSAAAKISAMMMVVIVLLLGAERYSRRKQKLFQSQYNSHEDFRYELRGWKKWAALTWCWGLVSAAFIFPLGQLIIYAYKYFEQSWTEEFQTYAINSLQVSIIAAIIGVIVALVVNFYRRLDPSRKGVVFMRASSLGYAVPGTVLAIGVMVTVLFMDHSVNDFAKAMEWQRPGLIFSGSMFALIFAMVVRFSAVAIGSIETSLSKVSPSLDMASRTMGCKKNQMLVRVHLPLIKRGVLIAGLLVFIESMKELNAALLLRPFNFETLATYVFNFASDEHLELAAMPAVLLVLVGLLPLIIVNRSLEQNH; encoded by the coding sequence ATGAAAGAAAAAAATGTTGTTTGGAAAACCAGTAGTGGAGTGCTAACTCTGCTACTGGTTTTGCCTATTTTAGCGATCTTCTATACTGCACTTGGTGAGTCAAGTGATCTTTTTGCACACCTGATGTCAACGGTGATGCCCACCTATGTTCTCAATACCATCAAATTGGTCGTTGGTGTTTTGCTGCTCTCTCTTGTGTTCGGGGTACCCAGTGCTTGGCTAATGGCCATGTGCAAGCTGCCTAGCGAACGCGTATTACAGTGGGCCTTAGTACTGCCACTAGCGATGCCAAGTTACATCATTGGCTACATCTTCACTGACTGGTTTGACTTTGCAGGTCCTGTCCAAGTGTGGCTACGTGATGTTTTTGCTTGGCAGGTTGGCGACTACTGGTTCCCAGATATCCGCACTGTAGGCGGTGCTACGGTTGTGCTCTCTTTGGTGCTTTACCCATACGTCTATCTGTTGTGCCGCGCGGCATTTATGGAGCAAAATGTCTCTTTGCTGCAATCTGCAAGACTTCTCAAATGCTCCCCTTTAGAGAGTTTTTGGCGTATCTCGTTGCCGCTTGCTCGTCCATCCATTGCGGTAGGTCTATCGCTGGTGGCGATGGAGACCATTGGCGACTTCGGTGCGGTTAGCTACTTTGCAGTCAGCACCTTAACCACAGCAGTGTACGATACGTGGCTTGGCTATTCCAATTTGAGTGCGGCTGCCAAAATTTCCGCCATGATGATGGTCGTGATCGTACTCTTGCTAGGTGCTGAGCGTTATAGTCGTCGTAAACAGAAACTGTTTCAAAGCCAGTACAACAGCCATGAAGATTTTCGTTATGAATTACGTGGCTGGAAAAAGTGGGCAGCATTAACTTGGTGTTGGGGCTTGGTATCGGCAGCGTTTATCTTCCCGCTTGGCCAGTTAATTATTTACGCCTATAAGTACTTTGAGCAAAGCTGGACTGAAGAGTTTCAAACCTATGCCATCAACAGTTTACAGGTCTCTATCATTGCCGCCATCATCGGCGTGATCGTCGCTTTGGTAGTTAACTTCTATCGCCGCTTAGATCCAAGTCGTAAGGGCGTCGTCTTCATGCGTGCCTCGTCGCTGGGCTATGCCGTGCCGGGAACGGTTTTAGCAATTGGCGTGATGGTGACTGTTCTGTTTATGGATCATTCAGTGAATGACTTTGCCAAAGCAATGGAGTGGCAGCGCCCAGGTCTGATCTTCTCTGGCTCGATGTTTGCGCTGATTTTTGCCATGGTGGTGCGTTTTTCCGCGGTAGCGATTGGCAGTATCGAAACCAGTCTGAGTAAAGTGTCGCCTTCGCTTGATATGGCCTCGCGCACTATGGGCTGTAAGAAGAACCAGATGTTGGTTCGCGTGCATCTGCCACTCATTAAACGTGGTGTATTGATTGCTGGCTTGTTGGTGTTTATTGAGTCGATGAAAGAGCTCAATGCTGCGCTGCTATTGCGTCCATTCAACTTTGAAACCTTAGCCACCTACGTATTTAACTTTGCCTCAGATGAGCATCTGGAGCTTGCTGCGATGCCAGCCGTCTTGTTGGTACTCGTTGGGTTACTACCGCTTATTATTGTTAACCGTTCATTGGAGCAAAATCACTGA
- a CDS encoding ABC transporter ATP-binding protein: MTTALSIENLSCQYDEQTILENLSLEVNQGEIVCLLGASGCGKTTLLKAIAGLLPLSAGKMTLGEREIDNGESWMPPEQRNIGMIFQDYALFPHLTVAQNVAFGLKGIPKSEQDAIVMEMLSLVHLEQFIDRYPHQLSGGQQQRVAIARSLAYKPDLLLLDEPFSNIDTQVRHELIREIRKIFKKQGVTAIFVTHSREEAFAFADKMAVMNQGVIEQYGSASELYFCPSSKFVADFLGGGSYLQAKHINDTTFETAIGQVEAQSCALIEPGADCQLLVRPQHIQLTQSEKSTITVIEQQFMGDHCRYVVDIEGTRVLATSLEALDVGQSVAVSVDAQGIVAFA, translated from the coding sequence ATGACCACAGCACTGTCGATTGAAAATTTATCTTGTCAGTATGACGAGCAAACGATTCTTGAGAACTTGTCTCTAGAGGTTAATCAAGGTGAAATTGTTTGTTTGCTGGGCGCCAGTGGCTGCGGAAAAACGACCTTGCTGAAAGCCATCGCGGGTCTATTGCCCCTGTCAGCGGGCAAGATGACGCTGGGTGAGCGAGAGATTGATAACGGTGAAAGCTGGATGCCGCCAGAGCAACGCAACATCGGTATGATCTTCCAAGACTATGCGCTGTTTCCTCACCTAACGGTGGCACAAAACGTCGCATTCGGGCTTAAGGGCATTCCGAAGTCAGAGCAAGATGCAATCGTGATGGAGATGCTGTCACTGGTACATCTAGAGCAGTTCATTGACCGTTACCCGCATCAGCTATCGGGTGGTCAACAGCAGCGTGTGGCGATTGCGCGCAGTTTGGCGTACAAACCCGATCTACTGCTACTTGATGAACCATTTTCCAACATCGATACCCAAGTACGTCACGAGCTCATCCGCGAGATCCGCAAAATCTTCAAAAAGCAGGGTGTGACTGCGATATTCGTGACTCATAGCCGTGAAGAAGCGTTCGCGTTTGCTGACAAAATGGCGGTGATGAACCAAGGTGTGATTGAGCAATATGGCTCGGCATCAGAGCTCTATTTCTGCCCATCGAGCAAGTTCGTTGCGGATTTCTTAGGTGGCGGCAGTTACTTGCAAGCTAAGCATATCAATGACACGACCTTTGAGACGGCTATCGGCCAGGTTGAAGCACAGTCGTGTGCCTTGATTGAGCCGGGGGCTGATTGCCAACTTTTGGTGCGCCCACAGCACATTCAATTGACTCAGTCAGAAAAGAGCACTATCACGGTTATCGAGCAGCAGTTCATGGGTGACCATTGTCGCTATGTAGTTGATATTGAAGGCACGCGTGTCTTGGCCACCTCATTAGAGGCGCTTGATGTTGGCCAGAGTGTCGCGGTGAGTGTCGATGCGCAGGGCATTGTCGCGTTTGCATAA
- a CDS encoding phosphoglucomutase/phosphomannomutase family protein — translation MIKFGTGGWRAFIGEEFTKDNVKLVAQAVANIINSENVAERGFVIGYDRRFLSDKAGRWFAEVLAANNIPVSFIDKFVPTPIVMYKAKSMGCAYSACITASHNPADYNGIKVFIEGGRDADEIITEKIEAQIATLSLQEVISGDFDVCVERGAINVINPMNEFVDSIIDLIDIEAIKNANLKVLIDPMFGVAKNALQTVLINGRCDVDVINDGKNPDFGGLMPSPSAATLYRLKHLVAAEGYDIGIGTDGDADRLGIIDEQGNFIHPNEVLLLLYYYLLEYKGWKGSVVRNIATTHLLDKVAADYGEKSFEVPVGFKHISSQMEADDSLIGGESSGGLTIRGHIKGKDGVFASSLLVEMLSVTQKTLSELLSEIYGKYGYAYTAEGDCNFKPSQKDSLYHKLYVEKLLPEFDYDVEKVSYADGAKVYFKNGGWVIARFSGTEPLLRIFCEMEDKEQAEYVLQQMKDFLSL, via the coding sequence ATGATCAAATTTGGAACAGGTGGTTGGCGCGCGTTCATCGGCGAGGAGTTCACTAAAGATAACGTAAAACTCGTTGCTCAAGCGGTGGCAAACATCATCAATAGCGAAAACGTGGCAGAACGCGGATTCGTGATTGGCTATGACAGGCGTTTTCTATCCGATAAAGCGGGGCGCTGGTTTGCGGAAGTCTTGGCCGCGAACAACATCCCAGTGAGCTTTATCGACAAGTTTGTGCCGACCCCTATAGTCATGTACAAAGCGAAGAGTATGGGATGTGCCTACTCGGCTTGTATTACCGCGTCGCACAATCCAGCCGATTACAACGGGATTAAGGTCTTTATCGAAGGTGGCCGTGATGCCGACGAAATCATTACTGAGAAGATTGAAGCTCAGATCGCCACTCTCAGCCTTCAGGAAGTGATTTCCGGCGACTTCGATGTATGTGTTGAGCGCGGCGCGATTAATGTCATCAATCCGATGAACGAGTTTGTTGATTCCATCATCGATCTTATCGACATTGAAGCCATCAAAAACGCCAATCTTAAAGTGCTTATCGACCCAATGTTTGGAGTCGCGAAAAACGCATTGCAGACGGTGCTCATCAACGGTCGCTGTGACGTTGACGTCATCAACGATGGTAAAAACCCAGACTTTGGCGGCTTAATGCCTTCGCCAAGTGCAGCGACACTATATCGTCTTAAGCACCTTGTGGCGGCAGAAGGCTACGATATCGGTATTGGTACCGATGGCGATGCTGACCGTCTTGGCATCATTGATGAGCAAGGTAATTTTATCCACCCTAACGAAGTACTGCTGTTGCTCTATTACTATCTACTTGAATACAAAGGCTGGAAAGGCTCAGTGGTTCGTAACATCGCGACCACTCACCTCCTAGACAAAGTCGCTGCTGACTACGGTGAAAAAAGCTTTGAGGTTCCCGTAGGCTTTAAGCACATCAGTAGTCAAATGGAGGCCGACGATTCACTGATTGGCGGTGAGAGCTCAGGTGGTTTAACCATTCGCGGTCACATCAAAGGCAAGGATGGCGTATTTGCCTCTAGCCTTTTAGTCGAAATGCTCAGTGTCACTCAGAAGACACTTTCCGAGTTGCTATCAGAGATCTACGGCAAGTATGGTTACGCCTATACCGCAGAGGGCGACTGCAACTTCAAACCGTCGCAAAAAGACAGCCTTTACCACAAACTTTATGTCGAAAAACTGCTTCCTGAGTTTGATTATGACGTAGAAAAGGTAAGTTACGCCGATGGCGCGAAAGTGTACTTTAAGAACGGTGGTTGGGTGATTGCTCGCTTCTCGGGTACGGAGCCCCTATTACGAATTTTCTGTGAAATGGAAGATAAGGAACAAGCGGAATATGTTCTTCAGCAGATGAAAGACTTTTTGTCTTTGTAG
- a CDS encoding GH36-type glycosyl hydrolase domain-containing protein, whose amino-acid sequence MQYGYFDNENREYVITRPDAPAPWTNYLGTEKFCTVISHNAGGYSFYNSPEYNRVTKFRPNATFDRPGHYVYLRDDETGDYWSISWQPVAKSLDEANYEVRHGLSYSKFKCQYSDIEATKTLFVPKGEDAEVWDVVIRNTGDKPRTISAFSFVEFSFSHIASDNQNHQMSLYSAGTSYQDGVIEYDLFYNTNDFEGYYYLASTFSPDSYDGQRDSFLGLYRDESNPIAVEKGQCSNHTQTCYNHCGSLHKQFVIAPGEEVRFAYVLGIGKGNGERLRQKYQDLTEVDAAFDAIKAHWDERCAKFQVKSPNEGLDTMLNTWTLYQAETCVVWSRFASFIEVGGRTGLGYRDTAQDAMAVPHSAPAMTRKRIVDLLRGQVKAGYGLHLFDPDWFDPEKADVEPSKSPTVVPTPSDEDKIHGIADTCSDDHLWLVPTICRYVMETGETDFFDEVIPYADGGNATVYEHMKAALNFTDEHVGATGIAKGLRADWNDCLNLGGGESSMVAFLHYWALQDFVDLARNRGELDDVAYYQQMAQKVQDACETHLWDEDGGWYIRGITKNGDKVGTSKQTEGKVHLESNTWAVVSGAVSEERGKKAMDAVDEYLYSDFGLHLNAPSFATPNDDIGFVTRVYPGVKENGAIFSHPNPWAWVAEAKLGRGDQAMKYYDALNPYNQNDMIETRITEPYSYVQFIMGRDHQDHGRANHPWLTGTSGWAYFAATNYILGVRLSFDGLVVDPCIPTEWPGFEVTRQWRGATYQITVENPNNVSKGVQSITLNGQAIQGAIAPQAEGSVNQVHVVLG is encoded by the coding sequence ATGCAATACGGCTACTTCGATAACGAGAACCGAGAATATGTCATCACTCGTCCCGATGCCCCCGCTCCTTGGACTAACTACCTAGGCACAGAGAAGTTCTGTACCGTTATCTCCCATAATGCTGGCGGCTACTCCTTTTACAACTCACCTGAGTACAACCGTGTAACCAAATTCCGCCCAAATGCGACGTTCGATCGCCCAGGGCATTATGTATATCTGCGTGATGATGAGACAGGTGATTACTGGTCAATCTCATGGCAGCCAGTCGCTAAAAGCCTTGATGAAGCGAATTATGAAGTAAGGCACGGGCTTTCTTATTCAAAGTTTAAGTGTCAATACTCAGATATTGAGGCGACAAAAACTCTGTTCGTACCAAAAGGCGAAGATGCTGAAGTGTGGGATGTGGTGATCCGCAATACCGGTGATAAGCCACGCACCATCAGTGCCTTCTCGTTTGTGGAGTTTTCCTTCAGCCACATCGCCTCTGACAATCAAAACCATCAAATGTCGCTATATTCAGCAGGGACTAGCTATCAAGATGGTGTCATTGAGTATGATCTCTTCTACAACACCAACGACTTCGAAGGCTACTACTACCTTGCTTCTACTTTTAGCCCAGATAGCTATGATGGTCAGCGCGATAGCTTCTTAGGTCTATATCGCGACGAATCCAACCCAATCGCGGTTGAAAAAGGGCAATGCTCTAATCACACACAAACCTGCTACAACCATTGTGGTTCACTGCACAAGCAATTTGTCATCGCACCGGGAGAAGAGGTGCGCTTTGCCTACGTCCTTGGTATTGGCAAAGGCAACGGTGAGCGTCTTCGTCAAAAATACCAAGACCTAACTGAGGTCGATGCAGCATTTGATGCCATCAAGGCTCACTGGGATGAGCGCTGCGCGAAGTTCCAAGTGAAATCTCCCAACGAGGGGCTAGATACCATGCTAAACACTTGGACTCTGTATCAAGCCGAGACCTGTGTCGTATGGTCACGCTTCGCTTCATTTATCGAGGTTGGAGGACGTACTGGACTGGGCTATCGAGATACCGCTCAGGACGCCATGGCCGTTCCTCATTCTGCACCGGCTATGACTCGAAAACGGATCGTTGATCTACTGCGTGGCCAAGTGAAAGCCGGTTACGGTTTGCATCTGTTCGATCCAGACTGGTTTGATCCAGAAAAAGCCGATGTTGAGCCATCAAAATCACCTACCGTGGTTCCGACACCAAGCGATGAAGATAAGATCCACGGCATTGCCGACACCTGCTCTGACGATCACTTGTGGCTGGTCCCAACGATCTGTCGCTACGTGATGGAAACCGGTGAGACGGATTTCTTTGATGAGGTGATCCCATACGCAGACGGCGGCAATGCGACCGTTTACGAGCACATGAAAGCGGCACTTAACTTTACCGATGAACACGTTGGGGCTACAGGCATCGCCAAAGGTCTGCGCGCAGACTGGAATGACTGTCTAAACCTCGGTGGTGGTGAATCATCCATGGTGGCGTTCCTGCATTACTGGGCACTTCAAGACTTCGTTGACCTCGCACGCAACCGAGGCGAGCTTGATGATGTCGCTTACTACCAACAAATGGCGCAAAAAGTTCAAGACGCCTGTGAAACGCACCTCTGGGATGAAGACGGTGGCTGGTACATCCGTGGGATCACCAAAAACGGCGACAAGGTCGGTACCAGTAAACAAACCGAAGGTAAGGTTCACCTTGAGTCCAACACCTGGGCAGTGGTTTCTGGCGCAGTTAGCGAAGAGCGCGGTAAGAAAGCCATGGATGCGGTCGATGAGTACCTCTACTCAGACTTCGGCTTACATCTAAACGCGCCATCGTTCGCAACACCTAATGACGACATCGGCTTTGTCACTCGCGTTTATCCGGGCGTAAAAGAAAACGGCGCGATCTTCTCACATCCAAATCCATGGGCGTGGGTAGCCGAAGCGAAACTAGGCCGTGGCGATCAAGCCATGAAGTACTACGACGCACTAAACCCGTATAACCAAAACGACATGATCGAAACACGCATCACAGAGCCGTACTCATACGTGCAGTTCATCATGGGCCGTGACCACCAAGATCATGGTCGCGCCAACCACCCTTGGTTAACGGGTACTTCTGGCTGGGCTTACTTCGCCGCAACCAACTATATTCTCGGCGTGAGACTGAGCTTCGATGGCCTAGTGGTTGACCCATGTATTCCAACAGAGTGGCCAGGATTTGAGGTGACGCGTCAATGGCGCGGTGCAACGTATCAAATTACGGTTGAGAACCCAAACAATGTCAGCAAGGGTGTTCAGTCCATTACCTTGAATGGCCAAGCCATTCAAGGCGCGATCGCGCCTCAAGCCGAAGGCAGCGTAAACCAAGTACATGTTGTTCTGGGTTAA